A region of Crenobacter cavernae DNA encodes the following proteins:
- a CDS encoding O-succinylhomoserine sulfhydrylase translates to MTRPQNDTSAKLRPETLAIRAGRETSDYGEHSQALFLTSSFTYDTAAEGAALFIGEQEGYIYSRFTNPTVAAFQQRLAALEGGERAIATASGMAAIQATMLTLLKAGDHIVSSQSLFGSTINLFNGILAKFGVEISYVDPADLNAWRDAARPNTKVFFLETPSNPLTGVADIAAIADVAHAAGALLVVDNCFCTPVLQQPLKLGADLVVHSATKSLDGHGRVLGGAVVGSDKLIEPIYLHVRTAGPSLSAFNAWVLLSGLETLFVRIERQCQTAIEIARWLEAQPQVERVFYPGLESHPQHELAMRQQNGSGGTVVSFVLKGERAAAWHLIDGVNVFSRTSNLGDVKSTITHPASTTHARITPEARERAGIVDGLVRLAIGLEHVEDLKADLAASLG, encoded by the coding sequence ATGACAAGACCCCAAAACGACACCTCGGCCAAGCTCAGGCCCGAAACGCTGGCGATCCGCGCCGGTCGCGAAACCTCCGACTACGGCGAGCACAGCCAGGCGCTCTTCCTTACTTCCAGCTTTACCTACGACACCGCCGCCGAAGGCGCCGCGCTATTCATCGGCGAACAGGAAGGCTATATCTACTCGCGCTTCACCAATCCGACCGTCGCGGCCTTCCAGCAGCGCCTCGCCGCGCTCGAGGGTGGCGAACGTGCGATCGCCACCGCCAGCGGCATGGCGGCGATCCAGGCGACCATGCTGACGCTCTTGAAGGCCGGCGACCACATCGTGTCGTCGCAGAGCCTGTTCGGTTCGACGATCAACCTGTTCAACGGCATCCTCGCCAAGTTCGGCGTCGAGATCAGCTACGTCGACCCTGCCGACCTCAACGCGTGGCGCGATGCGGCCCGCCCGAACACCAAGGTATTCTTCCTCGAGACGCCGTCGAACCCGCTGACCGGTGTGGCCGACATCGCCGCGATCGCCGACGTCGCGCACGCGGCCGGTGCGCTGCTGGTGGTCGACAACTGCTTCTGCACGCCGGTGCTGCAGCAACCGCTGAAGCTCGGTGCCGACCTCGTCGTCCATTCGGCGACCAAGTCGCTCGATGGCCACGGTCGCGTGCTCGGCGGCGCGGTCGTCGGTTCGGACAAGCTGATCGAGCCGATCTACCTGCACGTGCGCACCGCCGGTCCGAGCCTGTCAGCGTTCAATGCGTGGGTGTTACTGTCGGGGCTGGAGACGCTGTTCGTTCGCATCGAGCGCCAGTGCCAGACCGCGATCGAGATCGCGCGCTGGCTCGAAGCGCAGCCGCAGGTGGAGCGGGTGTTCTACCCGGGGCTCGAGAGCCATCCGCAACACGAACTGGCGATGCGCCAGCAGAACGGGAGTGGCGGTACCGTGGTCAGCTTTGTGCTGAAAGGAGAGCGCGCCGCGGCGTGGCACCTGATCGACGGCGTGAACGTGTTCTCGCGCACGTCCAACCTCGGCGACGTGAAGTCGACCATCACCCATCCGGCGTCGACGACGCATGCCCGTATCACGCCGGAAGCGCGCGAGCGCGCCGGCATCGTCGACGGACTGGTACGCCTGGCGATCGGCCTCGAGCACGTCGAAGACCTGAAGGCCGACCTGGCCGCCAGCCTCGGCTGA
- a CDS encoding TetR/AcrR family transcriptional regulator, whose protein sequence is MEANRPDTSTRILDVSETLFVEHGFEATSLRMITQQAGVNLAAVNYHFGSKDALFESVFTRRLGPLLAGCLAELDAEEGRGEALSIETLVMTFIRPALALSKDPNKGGALFVRLLSRTLVENHRLLRETLSLQYSEFVQRYSRAFERTLPELGGEELAWRMHFAFSVMFNAFAGNDVLKIFVRSQVVSARDPDMIVKHLVPFVVAGLSTPSGS, encoded by the coding sequence ATGGAAGCGAATCGTCCCGACACCTCCACCCGCATCCTCGACGTGTCCGAAACGCTGTTCGTCGAGCACGGCTTCGAGGCGACTTCCTTGCGCATGATCACCCAGCAGGCCGGGGTCAACCTCGCCGCGGTGAACTATCACTTCGGCTCCAAAGACGCGCTGTTCGAATCGGTGTTCACCCGGCGACTCGGCCCGCTGCTCGCGGGCTGCCTCGCCGAGCTCGACGCCGAGGAGGGCAGGGGCGAAGCGCTGTCGATCGAAACGCTGGTGATGACCTTCATTCGCCCGGCGCTCGCGCTCTCCAAAGACCCGAACAAGGGCGGGGCGCTGTTCGTCAGATTGCTGTCGCGCACGCTGGTGGAAAACCACCGGCTGCTGCGCGAAACCCTCTCGCTGCAGTACAGCGAGTTCGTCCAGCGCTACAGCCGCGCCTTCGAGCGCACGTTGCCCGAGCTCGGAGGGGAGGAGCTGGCCTGGCGCATGCATTTCGCGTTCAGCGTGATGTTCAACGCCTTCGCCGGCAACGACGTGCTGAAGATCTTCGTGCGCAGCCAGGTCGTGTCCGCGCGCGACCCGGACATGATCGTGAAACACCTGGTGCCTTTCGTGGTGGCGGGCTTGAGTACGCCTTCCGGAAGTTAG
- a CDS encoding CvpA family protein, producing MTVFDYIVLAIVLGSIVIALIRGLVAEVLSLSSWLLAFWCAKEFAPDVSHFLPSDLAGEGLRLVAAFVLLFFLVWLATALMRVALTGLMDSIGLGSVNRLLGGVFGAARGLVLVTVMVLVGGMSDLPKQAMWKNAVLAPPLQSAALSLRPWLPQVLAQNVRYP from the coding sequence ATGACCGTTTTCGACTATATCGTCCTCGCCATCGTCCTCGGCTCGATCGTCATCGCTCTGATCCGCGGCCTGGTCGCCGAGGTCTTGTCGCTGAGCTCGTGGCTGTTGGCGTTCTGGTGCGCGAAGGAGTTTGCGCCCGACGTGTCGCACTTTCTGCCTAGCGACCTTGCCGGGGAAGGGCTGCGCCTGGTCGCCGCCTTCGTGCTGCTATTCTTTTTAGTGTGGCTGGCAACGGCGCTGATGCGGGTGGCGCTGACCGGCCTGATGGACAGCATCGGCTTGGGCAGCGTGAACCGGCTGCTCGGCGGCGTGTTCGGTGCCGCGCGCGGGCTGGTGCTGGTGACGGTGATGGTGCTCGTCGGCGGGATGTCCGACCTACCGAAACAAGCGATGTGGAAGAACGCGGTGCTGGCGCCCCCCCTGCAGTCGGCGGCCTTGTCACTCAGGCCGTGGTTGCCCCAAGTGCTGGCACAAAATGTGCGTTATCCCTGA
- a CDS encoding acyl-CoA dehydrogenase produces MLPAIILLALVGALAYFRAPVIVWTLGFAAWLLGLQFGSGFAVPVVVWGLFAAVAAVLNLPPLRRVLFTGPVFGVFKKITPPMSQTEQEAINAGTVWWDRDLFSGKPDWDKLLSFPDPKLTPEEQAFIDGPTEELCKLVDDWKITHEEKDLPEEVWNFIKDHGFLGMIVKKRYGGLEFSNYAHAKVVTKIATRGGSAAVTVMVPNSLGPGELLQHYGTEAQKDYYLPRLARGQEIPCFALTSPSAGSDAGAIPDYGYVCRGSYTHPRTGEQFDNVLGIRVSWEKRWITLAPVATILGLAFKLYDPEHLLGDKEDIGITCALVPAGHGGVQIGRRHFPGGSAFMNGPTWGRDVFIPMEWVIGGQEYVGQGWRMLVECLSVGRCISLPAMSVASGKVASFVTGAYARIRDQFGLPIGKFEGVDEAMARIGGFTYQMEASQDLALTGLDLGEKPSVLSAVLKYHNTERMRKTLNDAMDIHGGKAVVLGPRNYLARAYQAIPIAITVEGANILTRSMIIYGQGAIRCHPYVLREMKSAMANDGREFDDAITGHISFVISNFVRSLWMGLTGARLVGAPKSGDIGRYYKQLTRFSSAFALLSDMAMFSLGGSLKFREKLSARLGDMLSNLYIASACLKRFEREGANKQDLPVLQWAVESALYDLQQAMDGFLANLPSRPLAFLLRRVIFPWGLTLKPPSDRIGTKVARALMEPGGTRDRLTHGMFVPNDERDPVGVLQPALKAILETEPVEQKLRKLTRDGKFKSLTNRERLAEALAAGQISQTEFDAVARARKLKRDVIMVDDFDKSLTHHDDALLERLVF; encoded by the coding sequence ATGCTACCCGCCATCATCCTTCTCGCCCTGGTCGGCGCGCTGGCGTACTTCCGTGCGCCCGTCATCGTCTGGACGCTGGGCTTCGCCGCCTGGCTTCTGGGACTCCAATTCGGTTCAGGTTTCGCCGTGCCGGTCGTGGTATGGGGCTTGTTCGCCGCCGTAGCGGCGGTGCTGAACCTGCCGCCGCTGCGCCGCGTGCTGTTCACCGGCCCGGTGTTCGGCGTGTTCAAGAAGATCACCCCGCCGATGTCGCAGACCGAGCAGGAGGCGATCAACGCCGGCACCGTCTGGTGGGACCGCGACCTGTTCTCCGGCAAGCCGGACTGGGACAAGCTGCTGTCCTTCCCGGACCCGAAGCTGACGCCGGAAGAGCAGGCCTTCATAGACGGTCCGACCGAGGAGCTGTGCAAGCTCGTCGACGACTGGAAGATCACGCACGAAGAGAAAGACCTGCCCGAAGAGGTGTGGAACTTCATCAAGGACCACGGCTTCCTCGGCATGATCGTCAAGAAGCGGTACGGCGGCCTCGAGTTCTCCAACTACGCGCACGCCAAGGTCGTCACCAAGATCGCCACGCGCGGCGGGTCGGCTGCGGTGACGGTGATGGTGCCCAACTCGCTCGGCCCGGGCGAACTGCTGCAGCACTATGGCACCGAAGCGCAGAAGGACTACTACCTGCCGCGTCTGGCTCGTGGCCAGGAAATCCCGTGCTTCGCGCTGACCAGCCCGTCCGCCGGTTCCGACGCGGGAGCGATCCCCGACTACGGTTATGTTTGCCGAGGCTCCTATACCCATCCCCGTACTGGTGAGCAGTTCGACAACGTGCTCGGCATCCGCGTCAGCTGGGAAAAACGCTGGATCACGCTCGCGCCGGTCGCGACCATCCTCGGCCTCGCGTTCAAGCTCTACGACCCGGAACACCTGCTGGGCGACAAGGAAGACATCGGGATCACCTGCGCGCTGGTGCCGGCCGGCCACGGCGGGGTGCAGATCGGCCGCCGTCATTTCCCCGGCGGTTCGGCCTTCATGAACGGCCCGACCTGGGGCCGCGACGTGTTCATCCCGATGGAGTGGGTGATCGGCGGTCAGGAATACGTCGGCCAGGGCTGGCGCATGCTGGTCGAGTGCCTGTCGGTCGGCCGCTGCATCTCGCTGCCGGCGATGTCGGTCGCGTCGGGTAAGGTCGCATCGTTCGTGACCGGTGCCTACGCCCGTATCCGCGACCAGTTCGGCCTGCCGATCGGCAAGTTCGAGGGCGTCGACGAGGCGATGGCGCGCATCGGCGGCTTCACCTACCAGATGGAAGCGTCGCAGGACCTGGCGCTGACTGGCCTCGATCTGGGCGAAAAGCCGTCGGTGCTGTCGGCGGTGCTCAAGTACCACAACACCGAGCGCATGCGCAAAACGCTGAACGACGCGATGGACATCCACGGCGGCAAGGCGGTGGTGCTCGGCCCGCGCAACTACCTGGCGCGCGCCTACCAGGCGATCCCGATCGCGATCACCGTCGAAGGCGCCAACATCCTGACGCGCTCGATGATCATCTACGGCCAGGGTGCGATCCGCTGCCATCCCTACGTGCTGCGCGAAATGAAGTCGGCGATGGCGAACGACGGCCGCGAATTCGACGACGCGATCACCGGCCACATCAGCTTCGTGATCTCCAACTTCGTGCGTTCGCTGTGGATGGGCCTGACCGGCGCCCGCCTGGTCGGCGCGCCGAAGAGCGGCGACATCGGCCGCTACTACAAGCAGCTGACGCGTTTCTCTAGCGCCTTCGCGCTGTTGTCCGACATGGCGATGTTCAGCCTCGGCGGCTCGCTGAAGTTCCGCGAGAAGCTGTCGGCCCGCCTCGGCGACATGCTGTCCAACCTGTATATCGCGTCGGCCTGCCTCAAGCGTTTCGAGCGCGAAGGCGCGAACAAGCAGGACCTGCCGGTGCTGCAATGGGCGGTCGAATCGGCGCTGTATGACCTGCAGCAGGCGATGGACGGCTTCCTTGCCAACCTGCCGAGCCGCCCGCTCGCCTTCCTGCTGCGTCGCGTGATCTTCCCGTGGGGCCTGACGCTCAAGCCGCCGTCCGACCGCATCGGCACCAAGGTCGCGCGTGCGCTGATGGAGCCGGGAGGCACCCGCGACCGTCTCACCCACGGCATGTTCGTGCCGAACGACGAGCGCGACCCGGTCGGCGTGCTGCAGCCTGCGCTCAAGGCCATCCTAGAGACCGAACCGGTCGAGCAGAAGCTGCGCAAGCTGACGCGCGACGGCAAGTTCAAGTCGCTGACCAACCGCGAAAGGTTGGCCGAGGCCTTGGCTGCCGGCCAGATCAGCCAGACCGAATTCGACGCGGTGGCACGTGCCCGCAAGCTCAAGCGCGACGTGATCATGGTCGACGACTTCGACAAATCGCTGACCCACCACGACGACGCGCTGCTCGAACGCCTGGTGTTCTAA
- the folC gene encoding bifunctional tetrahydrofolate synthase/dihydrofolate synthase, producing the protein MKTLDDWLSHLEALHATPIDMGLARVRRVSDAMGLAPTFPVITVGGTNGKGSVCAMLSTMLVRAGYRVGTYTSPHIMRYNERVAIDLEPASDAAIVESFAAIDAARGDTTLTYFEFGTLAAMKAFCDARVDVAVMEVGLGGRLDAVNVFEPDVSVVVSVDIDHQSYLGDTREAIGFEKAGIFRAGKPAICADPNPPASLIDHARAIGADLKCIGSDFGFSRMDNQWSFWMDGHHRHALPFPALRGAYQLSNASAALAVLDCLKLRLPVGQGAVKRGLLEVDWPGRFQVLPGRPQVVLDVGHNPHAVRAMVDSLRRLPFAQNRVAVFSMLSDKDVDAVVELAKDDFDVWYVGGLDMPRGQTGEAIAARLAEHGIAKVKVFDTVEDAWQAALSGAGENDRLTVFGSFHTVAAVLAARQAAR; encoded by the coding sequence CTGAAAACGCTGGACGACTGGCTGTCCCACCTCGAGGCGCTGCACGCCACTCCCATCGACATGGGGCTAGCCCGCGTGCGCCGCGTGAGCGACGCGATGGGCCTCGCGCCGACCTTCCCGGTCATCACCGTCGGCGGCACCAATGGCAAGGGCTCGGTGTGCGCGATGCTGTCGACCATGCTGGTGCGCGCCGGCTACCGGGTCGGCACCTACACCTCGCCGCACATCATGCGCTACAACGAGCGCGTCGCGATCGACCTCGAACCGGCGAGCGACGCAGCCATCGTCGAGAGCTTTGCCGCGATCGACGCGGCGCGCGGCGACACCACGCTGACCTATTTCGAATTCGGCACGCTCGCCGCGATGAAGGCGTTCTGCGACGCGCGCGTCGACGTCGCGGTCATGGAGGTCGGCCTCGGCGGGCGTCTGGACGCGGTCAACGTGTTCGAACCCGACGTGTCGGTGGTGGTCAGCGTCGACATCGACCACCAGAGCTATCTGGGCGACACGCGCGAGGCGATCGGCTTCGAGAAGGCCGGCATCTTCCGCGCAGGCAAGCCGGCGATCTGCGCCGACCCGAACCCGCCGGCGAGCCTAATCGATCACGCTCGCGCTATCGGTGCAGATCTGAAGTGCATCGGCAGCGACTTCGGCTTCAGTCGCATGGACAACCAGTGGTCGTTCTGGATGGACGGCCACCACCGCCACGCGCTGCCGTTCCCGGCGCTGCGCGGCGCCTACCAGCTTTCCAACGCCAGCGCGGCGCTCGCGGTGCTGGACTGCCTGAAGCTGCGCCTGCCGGTCGGGCAGGGCGCGGTCAAGCGGGGCCTGTTGGAGGTCGACTGGCCGGGCCGCTTCCAGGTGCTGCCGGGTCGCCCGCAGGTCGTGCTCGACGTCGGCCACAACCCGCACGCGGTGCGCGCGATGGTCGACAGCCTGCGCCGGCTGCCGTTCGCGCAGAACCGTGTCGCGGTGTTCTCGATGTTGTCGGACAAGGACGTCGACGCGGTGGTCGAACTGGCGAAGGACGATTTCGACGTCTGGTACGTCGGCGGCCTCGACATGCCGCGCGGCCAGACCGGCGAGGCGATCGCCGCCAGGTTGGCCGAGCACGGCATCGCCAAGGTCAAGGTGTTCGACACGGTCGAGGATGCCTGGCAAGCCGCCTTATCGGGGGCCGGCGAGAATGATAGACTGACCGTATTTGGCTCATTCCATACCGTGGCCGCCGTGCTCGCCGCACGCCAGGCCGCCCGCTGA
- the purF gene encoding amidophosphoribosyltransferase → MCGILGVVGQSPVNQLLYDGLQLLQHRGQDAAGIVTANGKSFHMHKGAGLVRDVFRTRNMRSLTGTAGIAHVRYPTAGSASNLAEAQPFYVNSPFGIVLAHNGNLTNADELKADMYRRDLRHINTNSDSEVLLNVFAHEIAQRVDGQALPIDAVFGAVEAVHRRVRGAYAVVALIAGFGLVAFRDPNGIRPLVIGSNQAGGKSEYMFSSESVALDCSGFTLLRDVAPGEAVYVTFDGDFHARQCAETTRLAPCLFEYVYFARPDSVIDGASVYQARLNMGETLAEKVRRVLPAIDIDVVMPIPDTSRASALQLANALGLPYREGFIKNRYIGRTFIMPGQGVRKKSVRQKLNPVACEFKDRNVLLVDDSIVRGTTSREIVQMARDAGAKKVYFASAAPAVRFPNVYGIDMPTREELLATGRTEQDVTEEIGADAVIYQELDALVEAVKAANPALTEFESSCFDGYYVTGDIDDAYLDALEASRNAARHEGEAGVVDLNLNVAEQNLM, encoded by the coding sequence ATGTGTGGGATTCTGGGTGTCGTCGGGCAGTCCCCGGTCAACCAATTGTTGTACGACGGGCTGCAACTGCTGCAACACCGTGGCCAGGACGCGGCGGGCATCGTCACCGCGAACGGCAAGAGCTTTCACATGCACAAGGGCGCAGGCCTGGTGCGTGATGTTTTTCGCACCCGCAACATGCGTTCTCTGACCGGTACCGCCGGCATCGCGCACGTGCGTTACCCGACCGCCGGCTCGGCGTCCAACCTGGCCGAGGCGCAACCGTTCTACGTCAATTCGCCGTTCGGCATCGTGCTGGCGCACAACGGCAACCTGACCAACGCCGACGAGCTGAAGGCCGACATGTACCGTCGCGACCTCAGGCACATCAACACCAACTCCGACTCCGAAGTCTTGCTCAACGTGTTCGCGCACGAGATCGCGCAACGCGTCGACGGCCAGGCCTTGCCGATCGACGCGGTATTCGGTGCGGTCGAGGCGGTGCATCGCCGCGTGCGCGGCGCCTACGCGGTGGTCGCGCTGATCGCCGGCTTCGGCCTCGTCGCGTTCCGCGACCCGAACGGCATCCGCCCGCTGGTGATCGGCTCCAACCAGGCCGGCGGCAAGTCCGAATACATGTTCTCGTCCGAGTCGGTCGCGCTCGACTGTTCTGGCTTCACGCTGCTGCGCGACGTCGCGCCGGGCGAGGCGGTCTACGTGACCTTCGATGGCGACTTCCACGCGCGCCAGTGCGCCGAGACCACGCGCCTCGCACCCTGCCTGTTCGAATACGTCTATTTCGCGCGTCCCGATTCGGTGATCGACGGCGCGTCGGTCTACCAGGCGCGCCTCAACATGGGCGAAACCTTGGCCGAGAAGGTGCGCCGCGTGCTGCCGGCGATCGACATCGACGTCGTGATGCCGATTCCCGATACCAGCCGCGCGAGTGCGCTGCAACTGGCGAACGCGCTCGGCCTGCCGTACCGCGAAGGCTTCATCAAGAACCGCTACATCGGCCGCACCTTCATCATGCCGGGGCAGGGCGTGAGGAAGAAATCGGTGCGCCAAAAGCTGAACCCGGTCGCTTGCGAGTTCAAGGACCGCAATGTGCTCTTGGTCGACGACTCGATCGTGCGCGGCACCACCAGCCGCGAGATCGTGCAGATGGCGCGCGACGCCGGCGCCAAGAAGGTCTATTTTGCGTCGGCTGCGCCGGCGGTACGCTTCCCCAACGTGTACGGCATCGACATGCCGACGCGCGAGGAACTGCTCGCCACCGGCCGCACCGAGCAGGATGTGACCGAGGAGATCGGCGCCGACGCGGTGATCTACCAGGAGCTCGACGCGCTGGTCGAAGCGGTCAAGGCGGCCAATCCGGCGCTGACCGAGTTCGAATCGTCATGCTTCGACGGCTATTACGTGACCGGCGACATCGACGACGCGTATCTGGATGCGCTCGAGGCGTCGCGCAACGCGGCGCGCCACGAGGGCGAAGCCGGCGTGGTCGACCTCAATCTGAACGTTGCCGAGCAAAACCTGATGTGA
- a CDS encoding SPOR domain-containing protein, translated as MAGLSSHEELIMLRKRARRRLVGAIALVLVATVVLWNVLGRVPNAPMRPEKIEISSNLAKQAVPPQAVPLPIAPEPVASMPSVAAARPAPTTELVASLPPEPSLPVAPAPLKPAEPAVAPKPAEPVVAAKPVEPVKKVEKTEKPAAKPEPKPEPKPESRPKVEAKAESKPAKPAEKPQKDPAAILEGRTEAALQASANVDKAKAEKAGAEKAGAEKAKTGNGFAIQLAALSDPEKADALRSRLAAAGVAAHFSKVTTSKGEVTRVRVGPFASREDADATLKKLARAGVTGIVVTR; from the coding sequence ATGGCAGGACTCTCCAGTCACGAAGAACTCATCATGTTGAGAAAGCGCGCGCGTCGCCGCCTGGTCGGCGCGATCGCGCTGGTGCTGGTGGCCACCGTCGTGCTGTGGAACGTGCTCGGCCGTGTGCCCAACGCGCCGATGCGGCCCGAGAAGATCGAGATATCGAGCAACCTCGCCAAACAGGCCGTGCCGCCGCAGGCAGTGCCCTTGCCCATAGCGCCGGAGCCTGTGGCGAGCATGCCGTCGGTCGCCGCCGCGCGCCCGGCGCCGACGACCGAGCTCGTCGCGAGCCTGCCTCCCGAACCGTCTCTGCCGGTGGCGCCAGCGCCGCTGAAGCCGGCAGAGCCTGCTGTCGCCCCGAAACCGGCAGAGCCTGTCGTTGCGGCAAAGCCGGTGGAGCCGGTCAAGAAAGTGGAAAAGACTGAAAAGCCGGCGGCAAAGCCTGAACCCAAGCCCGAGCCGAAGCCGGAGTCCAGACCCAAGGTCGAGGCGAAGGCGGAGTCCAAGCCTGCGAAACCGGCCGAGAAACCGCAGAAAGACCCGGCCGCCATTCTCGAGGGTCGCACCGAAGCCGCGCTCCAGGCCTCGGCCAACGTCGACAAGGCTAAGGCCGAGAAGGCCGGCGCGGAAAAGGCCGGTGCCGAAAAGGCCAAAACCGGTAACGGTTTCGCGATCCAGCTGGCGGCCTTGTCCGACCCGGAAAAGGCCGACGCGCTCAGGAGCCGGCTCGCCGCCGCCGGCGTCGCCGCGCACTTCAGCAAAGTCACGACCAGCAAGGGCGAGGTGACGCGCGTGCGCGTCGGCCCGTTCGCCAGCCGCGAAGACGCCGACGCGACCTTGAAGAAACTCGCGCGCGCCGGCGTGACCGGCATCGTCGTCACCCGTTGA
- a CDS encoding OmpP1/FadL family transporter: MKLKHLSLSVMLMGSAAGLLSAQAFASGYHFGTQSVSAQATANASAAEAADASTIFYNPAGMSKLKGTNFTGALNLVSPSVKYSNAKGSYPDGTAISGKSSGKLTDDLVAVPHLYLTHQIDDRFAVGLGVYVPYASETEYERDSVLRYNVNQTGLKTIDVNPTLSFKLNEQHSFGVGLLAQYAKATLRQYANFGAFPGTGAGGAPAGNGNADGFAEVEGDDWGYGFTLGWMWDVSENSRVGLSYRSKVKHTLEGTAKWTKPATTSPMGAALLNGYKASEGAKVDIVTPESLSLHGMHKLDPKWNLFGDVTWTRHSRFEKAVVEYENTKVVAGGTSNKTILVPDWDDTDAYKASLGASYQYSDPLQLRFGVAYDKTPVPDDNHRLSTLPDNDRIWFSLGGKYDFTKQTSVNLAYSYIHIKDAKANVNGYCGGANAASVACVSSKTNGSAEYKSHAHIVGLQYNYSF; encoded by the coding sequence ATGAAATTGAAGCACCTCAGCCTGTCGGTCATGTTGATGGGGTCGGCCGCGGGCCTGCTGTCCGCGCAGGCCTTCGCCTCCGGCTATCACTTCGGTACCCAGTCCGTCAGCGCGCAGGCGACCGCGAACGCCAGCGCGGCCGAAGCCGCCGACGCGTCCACCATCTTCTATAACCCGGCCGGGATGTCGAAGCTGAAGGGGACTAATTTCACGGGTGCGCTGAACCTCGTGTCGCCGAGCGTCAAGTACAGCAATGCCAAGGGTTCGTACCCCGACGGGACGGCGATCAGCGGCAAGTCCAGCGGCAAGCTCACCGACGACCTGGTGGCCGTCCCGCACCTCTACCTCACCCACCAGATCGACGACCGTTTCGCGGTAGGTCTGGGCGTCTACGTGCCGTACGCGTCTGAAACCGAGTACGAGCGCGACTCCGTGCTGCGTTACAACGTCAACCAGACCGGTCTGAAAACGATCGACGTCAACCCGACGCTGTCGTTCAAGCTGAACGAGCAGCATTCCTTCGGCGTCGGCCTGCTCGCGCAATACGCGAAGGCGACGCTGCGCCAGTACGCCAACTTCGGCGCCTTCCCCGGGACAGGCGCCGGTGGCGCGCCGGCAGGAAACGGCAACGCGGACGGTTTTGCCGAGGTGGAGGGTGACGACTGGGGCTACGGCTTTACGTTGGGCTGGATGTGGGACGTGAGCGAGAACAGCCGCGTCGGCCTGAGCTATCGTTCGAAGGTCAAGCACACGCTGGAAGGCACCGCGAAGTGGACCAAGCCTGCGACGACCTCGCCGATGGGTGCCGCCCTGCTGAATGGTTATAAGGCATCCGAAGGCGCCAAGGTCGACATCGTGACCCCAGAGTCGCTGTCGCTGCACGGCATGCACAAGCTCGATCCGAAGTGGAACCTGTTCGGCGACGTTACCTGGACCCGCCATTCCCGCTTCGAGAAGGCAGTGGTCGAATATGAAAACACCAAGGTCGTTGCGGGCGGTACGAGCAACAAGACCATCCTGGTGCCCGACTGGGATGACACCGACGCTTACAAGGCGTCGCTCGGCGCGTCCTACCAGTACTCCGATCCGCTGCAGCTGCGCTTTGGTGTCGCCTACGACAAGACGCCGGTGCCGGATGACAACCACCGGCTGTCGACGCTGCCCGACAACGACCGCATCTGGTTCTCGCTCGGCGGCAAGTACGACTTCACCAAGCAGACCTCGGTCAACCTGGCTTACAGCTATATCCATATCAAGGACGCCAAGGCCAACGTGAACGGCTACTGCGGCGGCGCGAACGCGGCATCGGTCGCGTGCGTGTCGAGCAAGACCAACGGCTCGGCCGAATATAAGAGCCATGCCCATATCGTGGGCTTGCAGTACAACTACAGCTTCTAA